In Coraliomargarita parva, the genomic stretch CTACCTCGCACGGCTGGAAAAGGCCTTCGAGACCGCCAAGGCCAAGGACCAGGAAAACGAGTCACCGGACATTTTCGAGGAGTCCACCGCGATCAAGCAGCCGCCCTACAATTTCAGGGGCTTCGATACCCGCGTATCCAAGGAAACCCTACACCACATCTCGAAGACCTACACCGAATATCCGGAAGGCTTCAACGTGAACCGCAAGATCAAGCGTCAGTTCGACGCCCGGCTCAAGGCCTTCGAGGAAGACAGCGGGCTGGACTGGGGCACCGGCGAGGCCCTCGCCTTCGGCAGCCTGCTGATGGAAGGCACCCCCGTCCGGATCAGCGGCCAGGACTCCAAGCGCGGCACCTTCAGCCACCGCCACGCGGTCATCTACGACATTGAGACCCGCGAGCGTCACTCACCGCTGCTCAACCTGAGCGACGAGCAGGCCCAGTTCTGCGTGCACAACTCCCTGCTTTCCGAAGCGGCCGTCCTCGGCTTCGACTACGGCTACTCGCTCGACTACCCGCAAATGCTCTGCATCTGGGAGGCCCAGTTCGGCGACTTCGTCAACGGCGCCCAAGTCATCATCGACCAGTTCATCACCAGCAGCGAGTCCAAGTGGGGACGCCTCAGCGGCCTCGTCATGCTCCTGCCGCACGGCTACGAAGGCCAGGGCCCCGAGCATTCCTCGGCACGCCTCGAACGCTTCCTCCAGGCCTGCGCGGAAAACAATATCCAGGTCTGTAACCTGACCACCCCGGCCCAGCTCTTCCACGTGCTGCGACGCCAGATGAAGCGCGAGTTCAAGAAGCCGCTCATCATCATGTCGCCGAAGAGCCTGCTCCGCCACAAGGACTGCGTCTCCAAGATCGAGGAGTTCACCGACAATGAATTCTGGTCCATCCTCGACGACACAACGGTGACGAAAAAGTCGGTCAAGCGCATCATCTTCTGCTCCGGCAAGGTGTACTACGACCTCAAGGCCTACCGCGAAGAGAACAAGGTCAAGGACGCCGCCATCGTCCGCATCGAGCAGTTCTACCCGATGAACCACGACCTGATGAAGCGCATCGTGGACAAGTTCCCGAAGGATGCCGAGATCGTCTGGTGCCAGGAAGAACCGAAGAACATGGGCGGCTGGACCTTCATGGCCCCGCGCCTGATGGAGAATCTCGGCAAGATGCCGCGCTACGCCGGCCGCAAGGACTCCGCCAGCCCGGCCACCGGTGCCCTCGCCCGCCACAAGCACGAACAGGCCAAGCTCATCAAGCGCGCCTTCGGCGTCGAGTAAGCAATCCCGCATCCCGTATCCCGCATCCCGTATCCCGCATCCCGCATCCCGCATCCCGCATCCCGCATCCCGAACAACATTTCCAATTCTTAGAATTTATGGCTACTGAAGTAAAAGTTCCCGCGATGGGTGAATCCATCAGCAGCGGTATCCTCGCTGCCTGGCACGTCAAAGACGGCGACTACGTCGAAAAAGATCAGGCGATCTACGAGCTTGAGACGGATAAGATCACCTCCGAGGCGAACGCGGAAGTATCCGGCGTGATCCAGATCCTCGTCCAGGCGGACGAGGAAGTCGATATCGGCCAGGTTGTGGCCACGATCGACGAGTCCGCCAGCGGCGGCGCACCGGCCGCAGCGAAAACGGAAAGCGCGCCGGCTGAAGCCCCGGCCGCAGAAGCGCCCGCCGCGACGGCTCCGGAACCCGCCACAGCCAAGGTCGATCCCGCGGCCACACTTTCCCCGGCCGCCCGCAAGGCCGCCGAAGAAACCGGCGTCGACGTCAACGCGGTCGATGGTTCCGGCAAGGATGGTCGTGTGACCAAGGGTGACATTCTCGAAGCCGCCAAGGCACCGGCCCCCGCAGCAAAGCCTGCTGCACCCGCCCCGGCTCCGGCAGCACCGGCTCCGCGCGCCGCCGGTGAGCGCGAGACCCGCAAGAAGATGAGCCCGCTGCGCCGCAAGATCGCCGAGCGCCTCGTCGCCGCGACCCAGGAAGCCGCCCTGCTCACCACTTTCAACGAGGTCGACATGAGCGCGGTCATGAAACTGCGCAAGCAGCACCAGGACGCCTTCGTCGCGCGCTACGGGATCAAGCTGGGCTTCATGTCCTTCTTTACCAAGGCCGTGACCCACGCCCTGCAGGCCGTGCCGGAAGTCAATGCCCGCATCGAGGGCAACGAGATCGTCACCCAGCACTACTACGACGTCGGCGTGGCCGTCGGCACGGACAAGGGACTCATGGTCCCGGTCATCCGTGACTGCGACCAGAAGAATTTCGCCGAGATCGAACAGGACATCGCCGCCTACGCCAAGGCGGCCCGCGACGGCAAGATCCAGATGAGCGACCTCGAAGGCGGTGTCTTCACCATCTCCAACGGCGGCATCTACGGCTCCATGCTCAGCACGCCCATCATCAACTACCCGCAACCCGCCATCCTCGGCCTGCACAATATCCAGCAGCGCGCCATGGTGGTGAACGGTGAAGTGGTGGCCCGCCCGATGATGTATCTCGCCCTCAGCTACGACCACCGTCTCATCGACGGCAAGGAAGCGGTTACCTTCCTGGTCAAAGTCAAGGAAGCCATCGAAGATCCGGCCCGTTTGTTGTTCGGCATCTAAGCCGCACAACAAACGAGCAGTTCACCAGTGACCAGTTTACCAGTTATCGGTTACAACACATTTAAACTGAAAACCGGTAAACTGAAAACCGAATAACTGATTTTAAAAATGTCTCCAGAAAACACCTTCGATCTCATCGTCATCGGCTCCGGGCCCGGCGGCTATGTCGCGGCCATCCGCGGCGCGCAGCTCGGGCTCAAGACCGCTCTCATCGAAAAGAGCAAGACCCTCGGCGGCACCTGCCTGAACGTCGGCTGCATCCCGAGCAAGGCACTGCTCCACTCGACCGAGATGTATCACTTCGCCGGACACGGCGCGGCCGAGAACGGCATCGACCTGACCAATCTCTCCTTCAGCGTCGAAAAAATGATGGCCAAGAAGGACAAGACCGTGAGCCAGCTCTGTGGCGGCGTCCAGGCCCTGATGAAGGCCAACAAGGTGAAGGTCTTCGCCGGCAGCGGCCAGCTTGAAGGCGAAGGCAAGGTCCGGGTCAGCGGCGAACAGGACGAGCTCCTCGAAGCCAAGCACATCATCATCGCCACCGGTTCTTCGGTCATCGAGCTGCCCTTTCTCAAGTTTGACGGCGAAACCGTCGTCGGCAGCACCGAAGCCATCGCCTTCGACAAGGTGCCGGAAAAACTCGCCGTCGTGGGCGCCGGTGCCATCGGCCTCGAGCTCGGCTCCGTCTGGGCCCGCCTCGGCTCCAAGGTCACCGTGGTCGAGTTCCTTCCGGCCGTCGCACCGAACTACGACAAGGATGTTTCCAAGATGGCCGAGCGCCTCTTCAAGAAGCAGGGCCTCGAGTTCTACCTCGGCACCAAGGTCACCGGTGTGAAAAAGGAAAAGGGCAAGACCTTCCTCACTGCCGAAAAGGGCGAAGATCCGATCGAGATCGAAGCCGACAAGATACTCGTCGCCGTCGGACGCAAGCCTTTCACCGAAGGCCTCGGCCTCGACAAGGTCGGCATCACGCCGAACCAGAAGGGCCAGATCGAAGTCGACGCACATTTCAAGACTGCCGTCCCCGGCATCTACGCCATCGGTGACGTCATCCCCGGCCCCATGCTCGCGCACAAGGCCGAAGAGGAAGGCGTCGCCTGCGTCGAGCGCATCGTCGGCCAGGCCGGACACGTCAACTACGACGCCATTCCGAACGTGATCTACACCGAGCCGGAAATCGCCGGTGTCGGCATCACCGAGACCATCGCCAAGGACAAGGGCATCGCGGTCAAGACCGGCAAGTTCAACTTCATCGCCAACGGACGGGCCATCGCCTCCGACGCGACCGACGGCTTTGTCAAGGTCATCGCCGACAAGGAAACCGACAAGCTCCTCGGTGTGCAGATCATCGGCAAGAACGCTTCCGAGCTCATCGCCGCCGCGGTCACCCATATCGAGTACGGCGGCAGCGCCGAAGACCTAGGCCGCACCGTCCACGCCCACCCGACCCTAAGCGAAGCCATGAAAGAAGCCGCCCTCGCGGTCGACAAGAACGCGATCCACAGCGTCTAACCCAATCTCTGTAGCGAAAGCGCGACAGCGATTTCGACCAGCCGGAGAGTTCAGCAGGCATTCGTTGCCAGCACTCTATAATCGAAACCATTTCCAAAGCCGCAGCGAAAGCTGCGGCTTTTCTGTATCCAAAATCTCAACACGGCGCTAGTGCCATCAGGAGACTCACACAAAGGCACGAAGGCACAAAGGGCCATACAACGCTGGTGGTAAACAGAATGATTTTTGACAATTCCGAGGAGCGGATGCGACGACAAGACCGGATTTCGCTAAGCGAAAGACCGGACCATAATTCTGACAACACCGTTGATTTCTTGGGGATACTTACAACGTGAGGTTTTGAACCGTTAATTTACGTAAATTGACGTTAATTTTTGGGAGGGCTGCAAAGCTTTGTGCCTTTGTGCCTCCGTGTGAACCAACACAACGTTGTAAGCCTCCCCGTCCTCAGCGTTCTCTGCGGTTAAAAACACAACGCTGTAAGCCATTCACGTAAATTAACGTCCATTAACGGTTCAAAACATCAAGCGTTGTAAGCCTCCGCTGTTCTCCGCGGTAAAAAAACGCCGTTGTAAGCCATTCGTGCCCATTCGTGTTAATTCGTGGTTCCCAAAGCAGCGTTGTAAGCCCCCAAAAATCACGTCGCTGTAAGAATTATCCTGTCATTAATCATTCTGTTTACCATCAGCGTTGTAAGCCTCCACGTCCTCAGCGCTCTCGGCGGTTAAGAACCACGAAGCTGCAAGCCTCCAAACAATTCCATGCTGGCGTCCTCAAGCCTCACCACGTTAACGTTCCGGCATGTTCGACCTACTCGCCTCCGCCGCTACCGAACTCACCACCGGCGCCCAGTCGGGCATCGGCAACATCGTCGGCGTGCTCCTGCTCCTACTCGGTCTCGAGCTGGTCCTCGGGGTCGATAATATCCTCGTCATTTCCATCCTCGTTGCCCGTCTACCCAAAGATCAGCAAAACACCGCCCGTATCGTCGGTCTCGCCCTCGCGCTGGTCGCCCGCATCTTCCTGCTCCTCGGCGTCACCTGGCTGCTCCGGCTCTCCACCCCGATCGGTGAAGCCGTCCCTGCCCTCGAAGCGATTCCCCTACTCAGCACGCTCTCGCTCAAGGATCTTGTGCTTCTCGCCGGTGGACTCTTCCTCATCTACAAAGCGGTCAAGGAAATCCACCACGTGGTCGAGCTGGAAGACGAGCACGAAGGCCCGCATGGCAAGGGACACACCTTCACCGCCATCGTCACCCAGATCGTGCTGCTCGACATCGTCTTCAGCCTCGACTCCGTCATCACAGCGGTCGGCATGATCGACGTGCTCTGGGTCATCATCACCTCCGTCACCCTCGCCTTCGTCGTGGTCCTCATCTTCGCCAAACCGATCGGCGACTTCATCCTCGCCCACCCCGCGATCAAGATCCTCGCCCTCAGCTTTCTGCTCACCATCGGCATCACCATCATGATGGAAGCCTTCCACAAACATGTCCCCAAGGCCTACATCTACCTGCCCATGGGCTTCGCCCTCGCCGTCGAACTCCTGCAAATGCGATACAGCCGCAACAAGCGCCTCAAAGCCGCACCACCGGCAAGAGAAACAGAATAATTTTTGACAGCATAATTCTTACAACAACGTGATTTTTTGGGAATGCTTACAACGTGAGGTTTTTGAACCGTTAATGTACGTGAATTGACATTAATTTTTTGGAGGGCTGCAAAGCTTTGTGCCTCTGTGTGATAAAATCTCACTCACATCAATGTTCTCCTCCTTGCTTAAGGAGGAGTCCGGCAAAGCCGGGAGGTGGTTCGCTCAAGCCTGAATAAGCCACCACCATTCACGTAAATTCACGGTTCAAAAAGAGCAGCGTTGTAAGCCCCCTAAAAAAACACGTCGCTGTAAGCCATTCACGTAAATTAACGTCCATTAACGGTTCAAAAAAGCAGCGTTGTAAGCCTCCGCGTTCTCTGCGGTTAAAAACACGCCATTGTAAGCCATTCACGTAAATTCACGGTTCAAAAAAACAGCGTTGTAAGCCCCCTAAAACATCCACGTCGTTGTAGGTATTATCCTGTCAAAAATCATCCTGTTCTCAAAAGCAGCGTTGTCAGCCATTCGTGCCCATTCGTGTTAATTCGTGGTTCCCCAAAGCAGCGTTGTAAGCCCCCTAAAAAATCCACGTCGTTGTAAGAATTATCCTGTCCGTAATCATTCTGTTCCTAACACGACGCTGTAAGCCATCCGTGCCCATCCGTGTTAATTCGTGGTTCCCACATACCGCGTTGTACGCCCCCAAAGAAAACCACTCCGCAGCAAGAATCATCCTGTCAAAAATCATCCTGTTCCAAACACGCAGTTGTAAGCCATTCACGTAAATTAACGTGAATTAACGGTTCAAAAAAGCTGCGCTGTAAGAATCATCCTGTTCATAATCACCCTGCTCTCAATCCCCCCCGTAATCCCCCCAGTTTCCGCTCCCCGCTTTGCCCGATTCGAACCCCCGCCTACCACGTAGAGCTGCGTAACAGATTCACTCACAAGGACTAATTTTCCGGGCCTTTTTTATCTCCGCCGAAAGACACATTAGGCCTCCTAATAACAACAAAAACCACCCCTCAAAAGGATCCGTCCAAAAACTTTCTCCGTGCACTTTCGTGCGGATCCCTTTTACTCGACACCCTACATCTAGTCCCCCACCCCAAACATATAGCTACATGTAGTAGTTATTAACATCTTATACACAATGAAAGATAACTCCTCCAATACCGACAAAACCCCCAAGTATACGCTCTCTATCGACCGTTGCTTTTCCGATGCCGACGTCCATCCCTACGACCAAATCACCTGGGAATACCGTACCGCTGAGATCACTGACGAGAAAGGCAAAGCGATCTTCAAACAGGAAAACATCGAGGTCCCGGCCGTCATGTCCGACCTCGCCACCAAGATCCTCGCCTCGAAGTATTTCTACGGCGATATCGACAACGGCAACGACCCCTTCACCGGAGGCCGTGAATCTTCTTTCAAACAGCTCGTCGACCGCGTGGCCGACACCATCACCGACTGGGGCCTGGAGGACGGCTACTTTGTCGATGCCGCCCAGGCCAAGGTCTTCAACGAAGAGTTGAAATGGCTGCTGGTGAACCAACACGCCGCCTTCAATTCCCCCGTCTGGTTCAACCTCGGCCTCTTTCACAAATACGAGGTCGGCAAGGACTCCTGCAAGGGCAACTTCTTCTGGGACCAGCAGCATGAGGTCGTGATGCGCGCCGAGAGCCAGTATGAATACCCGCAGTGCTCCGCCTGCTTCATCCAGCATGTGGACGACAACATGGACTCCATCATGGAGCTCGCCCGCGCCGAAGCCATGCTCTTCAAGTTCGGCTCCGGTTCCGGCACCGACCTGTCCAGCATCCGCTCCACCCGCGAAAAGCTCTCCGGCGGCGGCAAGCCCTCCGGCCCGCTCTCCTTCCTCTCCGTTTACGACGCCGTGGCCGGCGTGGTCAAGAGCGGCGGCAAGACCCGTCGCGCGGCCAAGATGAACACCCTCAAGGCCTGGCACCCGGACATCGAGGAATTCATCAACGCCAAGCAGGTCGAAGAGCGCAA encodes the following:
- the lpdA gene encoding dihydrolipoyl dehydrogenase codes for the protein MSPENTFDLIVIGSGPGGYVAAIRGAQLGLKTALIEKSKTLGGTCLNVGCIPSKALLHSTEMYHFAGHGAAENGIDLTNLSFSVEKMMAKKDKTVSQLCGGVQALMKANKVKVFAGSGQLEGEGKVRVSGEQDELLEAKHIIIATGSSVIELPFLKFDGETVVGSTEAIAFDKVPEKLAVVGAGAIGLELGSVWARLGSKVTVVEFLPAVAPNYDKDVSKMAERLFKKQGLEFYLGTKVTGVKKEKGKTFLTAEKGEDPIEIEADKILVAVGRKPFTEGLGLDKVGITPNQKGQIEVDAHFKTAVPGIYAIGDVIPGPMLAHKAEEEGVACVERIVGQAGHVNYDAIPNVIYTEPEIAGVGITETIAKDKGIAVKTGKFNFIANGRAIASDATDGFVKVIADKETDKLLGVQIIGKNASELIAAAVTHIEYGGSAEDLGRTVHAHPTLSEAMKEAALAVDKNAIHSV
- a CDS encoding TerC family protein yields the protein MFDLLASAATELTTGAQSGIGNIVGVLLLLLGLELVLGVDNILVISILVARLPKDQQNTARIVGLALALVARIFLLLGVTWLLRLSTPIGEAVPALEAIPLLSTLSLKDLVLLAGGLFLIYKAVKEIHHVVELEDEHEGPHGKGHTFTAIVTQIVLLDIVFSLDSVITAVGMIDVLWVIITSVTLAFVVVLIFAKPIGDFILAHPAIKILALSFLLTIGITIMMEAFHKHVPKAYIYLPMGFALAVELLQMRYSRNKRLKAAPPARETE
- the odhB gene encoding 2-oxoglutarate dehydrogenase complex dihydrolipoyllysine-residue succinyltransferase encodes the protein MATEVKVPAMGESISSGILAAWHVKDGDYVEKDQAIYELETDKITSEANAEVSGVIQILVQADEEVDIGQVVATIDESASGGAPAAAKTESAPAEAPAAEAPAATAPEPATAKVDPAATLSPAARKAAEETGVDVNAVDGSGKDGRVTKGDILEAAKAPAPAAKPAAPAPAPAAPAPRAAGERETRKKMSPLRRKIAERLVAATQEAALLTTFNEVDMSAVMKLRKQHQDAFVARYGIKLGFMSFFTKAVTHALQAVPEVNARIEGNEIVTQHYYDVGVAVGTDKGLMVPVIRDCDQKNFAEIEQDIAAYAKAARDGKIQMSDLEGGVFTISNGGIYGSMLSTPIINYPQPAILGLHNIQQRAMVVNGEVVARPMMYLALSYDHRLIDGKEAVTFLVKVKEAIEDPARLLFGI